Proteins encoded in a region of the Mycolicibacterium chitae genome:
- a CDS encoding MCE family protein — MNRKRLVGPLAVLLAVALVAGVAYVVRQQFFGSKTIEALFTSATGIYPGDEVRVSGVKVGTIEAIKPEGTQTRVVLEVDHDVPVPAEANAVIVAQNLVAARYVQLAPAYRGSGPTMADGTVIPLDATAVPVEWDEVKTQLMRLSTELGPQSGVDGTSVSRFIESAASAMDGNGAKLRETISQLSGVSRILAEGSGNIVDIITNLQTFMTALKNSNQQVVSFQNRLATLTSVVDGSRSDLDAALKHLSVAVVEVQRFVAGSRDQTAEQIERLGNVTQNLVDHKIDVENILHVAPNAFANGYNIYNPDAGTAVGQFVLNNFSNPVEFICGAIGAIENTTAPETAKLCSQYFGPALRMINFNHLPFPIAPYLMPSANPENIIYSEPGLAPGGGGGSPEAPEPPPAVSAYPQDVPPGPPPFTGRAPGVPPPGAQQMLPGAPPVVPPNVLANTPDMLNPAGAAPGPAPGPALAAEVPAGAPAAEGTPPA, encoded by the coding sequence ATGAACCGCAAGCGTTTGGTCGGACCCCTGGCAGTGCTGCTGGCCGTGGCGCTGGTGGCGGGCGTGGCATATGTGGTGCGGCAGCAGTTCTTCGGCTCCAAGACCATCGAGGCGCTGTTCACCTCCGCGACCGGCATCTACCCCGGCGACGAGGTGCGGGTCTCCGGTGTCAAGGTCGGCACCATCGAGGCGATCAAGCCGGAGGGCACCCAGACCAGGGTGGTGCTCGAGGTCGATCACGATGTCCCGGTCCCGGCGGAGGCCAATGCCGTGATCGTGGCGCAGAACCTCGTCGCGGCCCGCTATGTGCAACTGGCGCCGGCGTATCGGGGCAGCGGTCCGACAATGGCCGACGGCACCGTGATTCCGTTGGACGCCACCGCGGTCCCGGTGGAATGGGACGAGGTCAAGACGCAGTTGATGCGGCTGTCCACCGAACTCGGCCCGCAGAGCGGGGTCGACGGCACGTCGGTCTCCCGCTTCATCGAGAGCGCGGCGAGCGCCATGGACGGTAACGGCGCCAAACTGCGCGAGACCATCTCGCAGCTGTCCGGGGTGTCGCGCATCCTGGCCGAAGGCAGCGGCAACATCGTCGACATCATCACCAACCTGCAGACCTTCATGACGGCCTTGAAGAACAGCAACCAGCAGGTGGTGTCGTTCCAGAATCGCCTGGCGACGCTGACCAGCGTGGTCGACGGCAGCCGCAGCGACCTCGACGCGGCGCTCAAGCACCTGTCCGTGGCGGTCGTGGAGGTGCAGCGGTTCGTCGCCGGCAGCCGGGACCAGACCGCCGAGCAGATCGAGCGGCTCGGGAATGTCACCCAGAACCTCGTCGACCACAAGATCGATGTGGAGAACATCCTGCACGTCGCGCCGAACGCGTTCGCCAACGGTTACAACATCTACAACCCGGACGCCGGCACCGCGGTCGGTCAGTTCGTGCTGAACAACTTCTCCAACCCGGTCGAGTTCATCTGTGGCGCAATCGGTGCCATCGAGAACACCACGGCGCCGGAGACCGCCAAACTGTGCTCGCAGTACTTCGGGCCCGCGCTGCGGATGATCAACTTCAACCACCTGCCGTTCCCGATTGCGCCGTACCTGATGCCGTCGGCGAACCCGGAGAACATCATCTACTCCGAGCCCGGTCTGGCGCCGGGTGGCGGTGGTGGCTCCCCGGAGGCGCCGGAGCCGCCGCCGGCCGTGTCGGCGTACCCGCAGGATGTGCCGCCGGGACCGCCCCCGTTCACCGGTCGGGCTCCAGGAGTGCCACCGCCGGGCGCGCAGCAGATGCTGCCGGGTGCGCCGCCGGTCGTACCGCCGAACGTGTTGGCCAATACGCCGGACATGCTCAACCCGGCCGGCGCTGCGCCAGGACCGGCCCCGGGCCCGGCACTGGCCGCTGAAGTACCCGCCGGAGCGCCTGCCGCAGAAGGGACGCCGCCAGCATGA
- a CDS encoding MCE family protein — protein MMGKRSIRLGIGAACVVALTTSGCAFQGVNSLPLPGAVGRGAESQVFHVEIANVATLEPNSPVMINDVVVGSVRKMTVRDWHADVEFSVEPGIEVPLNAVATIGQTSLLGSMHLALNPPVGEAPGDPLPAGATIALDNASTYPSTEQTLSSLAAVVNGGGLGQLGDVIHNFSASLNGRESEVRDLLVRLDTFVGTLDAQRDNIVASVESLNRLSATFAGQRDTITQALERIPPALDVLIQQRPRLTTALQKLGTFSDTAHQFANESQADLVQNLKNLEPTIKALADIGPDLGEVLGYAPTFPYTQSFMDRGIRGDYYNLFATVDLTIPRLKRTLFLGTRWEDTDAQLVPAPGDPYYMNYTYDPLKTGANPPPPDAFPSGPEGEAPIGLQQGPMPPVPAEVGPILPVTPPRPLQVPGAPVYLTAPPAKPGDPIFAGPYGAEPNSPVPTNGGG, from the coding sequence ATGATGGGCAAGAGATCCATTCGACTGGGGATCGGGGCTGCCTGCGTGGTGGCGCTGACCACCAGCGGATGCGCGTTCCAGGGCGTCAACTCGCTGCCGCTGCCCGGTGCGGTGGGCCGCGGTGCGGAGTCTCAGGTCTTCCACGTCGAGATCGCGAATGTGGCCACGTTGGAGCCGAATTCGCCGGTGATGATCAACGACGTCGTGGTCGGCAGCGTGCGCAAGATGACCGTGCGCGACTGGCACGCCGACGTCGAGTTCTCGGTGGAACCGGGTATCGAGGTGCCGTTGAACGCGGTCGCGACCATCGGCCAGACCAGCCTGTTGGGGTCCATGCACCTGGCGCTGAACCCGCCCGTCGGTGAGGCGCCCGGGGATCCGTTACCAGCCGGGGCGACAATCGCCCTGGACAATGCCTCGACCTATCCGTCCACCGAGCAGACGTTGTCCTCGCTGGCGGCGGTCGTCAACGGCGGCGGTCTCGGCCAACTCGGCGATGTGATCCACAACTTCAGCGCCTCGCTCAACGGCCGCGAATCCGAGGTACGTGATCTGTTGGTCCGGCTGGACACCTTCGTCGGCACGTTGGACGCCCAGCGCGACAACATCGTGGCGTCGGTGGAATCGCTGAACCGGCTATCAGCTACGTTCGCGGGCCAACGCGACACCATCACCCAAGCGCTGGAACGGATTCCGCCGGCCCTCGATGTGCTGATCCAGCAGCGGCCACGGTTGACGACGGCGTTGCAGAAGCTCGGCACCTTCAGCGATACCGCGCACCAGTTCGCCAACGAATCCCAGGCCGACCTGGTGCAGAACCTGAAGAACCTGGAACCGACCATCAAGGCACTCGCCGATATCGGACCCGACCTGGGCGAGGTGTTGGGCTACGCTCCGACGTTCCCGTACACGCAGAGCTTCATGGACCGCGGTATCCGGGGCGACTACTACAATCTGTTCGCCACGGTCGATCTCACCATCCCGCGGTTGAAGCGGACCCTGTTCCTCGGAACCCGCTGGGAGGACACCGATGCGCAGTTGGTCCCGGCACCCGGCGATCCGTACTACATGAACTACACCTACGACCCGCTCAAGACCGGGGCCAACCCGCCGCCGCCGGACGCGTTCCCGTCCGGGCCGGAAGGTGAGGCACCCATCGGTCTGCAGCAGGGACCGATGCCCCCGGTGCCCGCCGAGGTGGGCCCGATTCTGCCGGTGACCCCACCGCGACCGCTGCAGGTACCCGGTGCGCCCGTGTACCTGACGGCGCCGCCGGCGAAACCGGGTGATCCCATCTTCGCCGGACCCTATGGGGCCGAACCGAATTCGCCGGTGCCGACCAACGGAGGTGGCTGA
- a CDS encoding MCE family protein, with protein sequence MLTRFVRTQLILFTIASIVGVAVMLFAYMQLPTLLGVGRLTVKMDLPATGGLYQFSNVTYRGSQIGKVTSVELTETGARATLSLDRSPKVPADLQAHVLSMSAVGEQYVDLQPRTDSGPYLENGSVIAAADTTIPQEVGPMLDQVSALMDTIPQDTLSHLLDETFEAFNGTGYDFGSLLDSAATITRDANAISDRTRALIDDSVPFLEAQEQTTDSTRTWARSMAGITGQLSDNDPEFRSVLANGPGFAQETSRLLEQVKPTLPVLLANMTTIGQVGVTYNPSIEQLLVLLPPYVAQIQTYAPINNPVGMPGGDFSLGLGDPPSCTVGFLPPSAWRSPSDTEVIDTPDDIYCKLPQDSPIAVRGARNYPCMGHPGKRAPTVELCNDPEGFQPLATRQHALGPYPIDPNLIAQGIPPDNRALPDSQTFGPIEGTPLPVGVTAPPPPAPLSPPNAPPPSFAGTGPGPLLPGQPIYLDPPVTPPPPEQIYNPATTPDDPAHSPHATEVPLPPGAAPDQVPLPPGVVGIPNPGTSAAPQAAPSAFGSNGSDGPSVAVAKYNPRTGEYMGADGKLYQQADLAQTPKSWTDLLPT encoded by the coding sequence ATGCTCACGCGTTTCGTCCGAACGCAGCTGATCCTCTTCACCATTGCCTCCATCGTGGGCGTGGCGGTCATGCTGTTCGCCTACATGCAGTTGCCGACGCTGTTGGGGGTCGGTCGCCTGACCGTGAAGATGGACCTGCCGGCCACCGGTGGTCTCTATCAGTTCAGCAACGTGACCTACCGCGGCTCGCAGATCGGCAAGGTCACCTCGGTGGAGCTCACCGAAACCGGTGCGCGGGCGACCTTGTCGTTGGATCGCTCACCGAAGGTGCCCGCCGATCTTCAGGCGCACGTGCTCAGCATGTCGGCGGTGGGTGAGCAGTACGTGGATCTGCAGCCGCGCACCGATTCGGGGCCCTACCTGGAGAACGGGTCGGTCATCGCGGCGGCGGACACGACCATCCCGCAGGAGGTCGGTCCCATGCTCGATCAGGTGAGCGCCCTGATGGATACCATCCCGCAGGACACGCTGAGTCACCTGCTCGACGAGACCTTCGAGGCGTTCAACGGCACCGGTTACGATTTCGGTTCGCTGCTGGACTCGGCTGCCACGATCACCAGGGACGCCAACGCCATCTCGGACCGGACCCGCGCGCTGATCGACGACTCCGTCCCGTTCCTGGAAGCCCAAGAGCAGACCACTGATTCGACCCGGACATGGGCGCGCAGCATGGCCGGCATCACCGGGCAACTGTCCGACAACGACCCCGAGTTTCGGTCGGTGTTGGCCAACGGCCCGGGCTTCGCACAGGAGACGTCCCGGCTGCTCGAGCAGGTGAAGCCGACATTGCCGGTGTTACTGGCGAATATGACCACGATCGGCCAGGTCGGCGTCACCTACAACCCGTCGATCGAACAGCTGCTGGTGTTGCTGCCGCCGTATGTCGCGCAGATCCAGACCTACGCGCCGATCAACAACCCGGTGGGTATGCCCGGCGGCGACTTCTCGCTCGGTCTGGGTGATCCCCCGTCCTGCACGGTGGGCTTCCTGCCCCCGTCGGCGTGGCGTTCGCCGTCGGACACCGAGGTCATCGATACCCCAGACGACATCTATTGCAAGTTGCCGCAGGATTCGCCCATCGCGGTCCGCGGCGCGCGCAACTATCCGTGCATGGGTCATCCCGGAAAGCGCGCACCCACCGTCGAGTTGTGCAACGACCCCGAGGGTTTCCAGCCGCTGGCCACCCGTCAGCACGCGCTGGGCCCGTACCCGATCGATCCGAACCTGATCGCCCAGGGCATCCCACCGGACAACCGGGCGCTGCCGGACTCGCAGACCTTCGGGCCCATCGAGGGCACCCCGTTGCCGGTCGGTGTCACCGCTCCGCCCCCGCCGGCCCCGCTGTCGCCGCCCAACGCGCCGCCGCCGAGCTTTGCCGGCACCGGCCCGGGTCCGCTGCTGCCGGGACAACCGATCTATCTCGATCCGCCGGTGACTCCGCCGCCGCCCGAGCAGATCTACAATCCGGCGACCACGCCGGATGACCCGGCCCACTCGCCGCATGCCACCGAGGTGCCGTTGCCCCCCGGTGCGGCGCCGGACCAGGTTCCGCTGCCCCCGGGCGTGGTGGGGATTCCCAACCCCGGCACGTCGGCTGCGCCGCAGGCCGCCCCAAGTGCCTTCGGCAGCAACGGATCTGACGGCCCGTCGGTGGCGGTGGCCAAGTACAACCCGCGCACCGGGGAGTACATGGGCGCCGACGGCAAGCTGTATCAGCAAGCGGATCTGGCCCAGACGCCAAAGTCCTGGACGGATCTGCTGCCCACCTAG